TAGCTGTTTCTCCAGATAGCATAACAGCATCTGTTCCATCAATAATTGCATTTGCAACGTCATTTGCTTCTGCTCTTGTCGGTCTTGGATTTTTTATCATTGAATCTAGCATTTGAGTAGCAGTTATAACTATTTTCCCTGCCTTATTACATTTTTTTATCATCATTTTTTGTGCAAATGGAACTTCTTCAGCTGGAATTTCTACACCTAAGTCTCCTCTTGCAACCATTATTCCATCAGATTCAGCTAAAATTTCATCAAAATTATCAAGACCTTCTTGATTTTCTATTTTTGAAATTATTTGGATTCTTTCTCCACCATTTTCAACTAAAACTCTTCTAACTTCTTTAACATCTTCTGCTTTTCTAATAAAAGAAGCAGCAACAAAGTCTATATTATTTTTACAACCAAATTTTAAATCTTCTATATCTTTTGTAGCAAGTGCTGGTAAATTAACTGAAACATTTGGTAAATTAATTCCTTTATTTTCTCCTAATTCTCCACTATTTCTTGCAACACAAATAACTTCGTTCCCAACTATTTCTTGAACATCCATTTCAAGTAATCCATCATCAACTAGAACAACATTTCCAACCTTTAGATCTTTTGCAAAATTTTCATAAGTTACTGCAACTCTTTCATTATTTCCAATAACTGTTTTATCAGTAGTAAAAGTAAATTTTTGACCAGCTTGAATACTTACATCTTTTCCACCTTCTAATTTGATTGTTCTTATTTCAGGTCCTTTAGTATCCAACAATAAAGCTGCTCTTTTCCCAGTT
The window above is part of the Fusobacterium massiliense genome. Proteins encoded here:
- the pykF gene encoding pyruvate kinase PykF is translated as MKKTKIVCTIGPKTESVETLKELLNRGMNVMRLNFSHGDYEEHGARIENLRKAIAETGKRAALLLDTKGPEIRTIKLEGGKDVSIQAGQKFTFTTDKTVIGNNERVAVTYENFAKDLKVGNVVLVDDGLLEMDVQEIVGNEVICVARNSGELGENKGINLPNVSVNLPALATKDIEDLKFGCKNNIDFVAASFIRKAEDVKEVRRVLVENGGERIQIISKIENQEGLDNFDEILAESDGIMVARGDLGVEIPAEEVPFAQKMMIKKCNKAGKIVITATQMLDSMIKNPRPTRAEANDVANAIIDGTDAVMLSGETAKGKYPLEAVEVMNRIATKTDPTIPAFYVSEVVNSYDITSAVAEGSADISDRLNAKLIVVATESGRAARDMRRYFPKANILAITNNEKTANQLILTRGVIPHVDASPRTLEEFFVLAESVAKRLNLVENGDIIIATCGESVFIQGTTNSIKVIQIKM